Proteins from a single region of Nocardioides anomalus:
- a CDS encoding amidohydrolase family protein — translation MSEPVVDAHVHVWDLARRPQRWIDPVTMSEIARDHPVGELEAELRSAHVTGSVLVQVLNDPGETDDFLWAGRSPVVDGVVGWVDLLDPGVGEALDALGAHPSGTPLVGVRHQALAEADPAAWLARAGAGPGLSALEERGLACDLILRPEHLDVARDVLGAHPGTTFVLDHAGKAPVLSGWGSADADHWAARVARLARLPHVLVKLSGLTTMGDLARWEVADLRPWVEHLLELFGADRVLFGSDWPVSRRAGDYARTLEAARALVAGLSPGERAAVMGETARRAYRLETPR, via the coding sequence ATGTCCGAACCGGTGGTCGACGCCCACGTCCACGTCTGGGACCTGGCGCGCCGCCCGCAGCGCTGGATCGACCCGGTCACGATGTCCGAGATCGCCCGCGACCACCCCGTCGGTGAGCTCGAGGCCGAGCTGCGGTCCGCCCACGTCACCGGGTCCGTGCTGGTGCAGGTGCTCAACGACCCCGGCGAGACCGACGACTTCCTCTGGGCCGGCCGCTCGCCGGTGGTCGACGGGGTGGTCGGGTGGGTGGACCTGCTCGACCCCGGCGTGGGCGAGGCGCTCGACGCGCTGGGCGCGCACCCCTCGGGCACGCCGCTGGTGGGCGTGCGCCACCAGGCCCTCGCCGAGGCCGACCCCGCGGCCTGGCTCGCCCGGGCGGGAGCGGGTCCGGGCCTCTCCGCGCTGGAGGAGCGGGGGCTGGCCTGCGACCTGATCCTGCGACCGGAGCACCTCGACGTTGCCCGCGACGTCCTCGGCGCGCACCCGGGCACCACGTTCGTCCTCGACCACGCCGGCAAGGCGCCGGTGCTGAGCGGGTGGGGCTCCGCGGACGCCGACCACTGGGCCGCGCGGGTGGCGCGGCTCGCCCGTCTGCCGCACGTGCTGGTGAAGCTGTCGGGCCTGACCACGATGGGCGACCTCGCACGGTGGGAGGTCGCGGACCTGCGGCCCTGGGTCGAGCACCTGCTGGAGCTGTTCGGCGCGGACCGGGTGCTGTTCGGGTCCGACTGGCCGGTGAGCCGGCGCGCAGGGGACTACGCGCGGACGCTCGAGGCCGCGCGGGCGCTGGTCGCAGGGCTGAGCCCCGGCGAGCGCGCGGCGGTGATGGGCGAGACCGCGCGTCGGGCGTACCGCCTGGAGACGCCACGGTGA